One segment of Dromaius novaehollandiae isolate bDroNov1 chromosome Z, bDroNov1.hap1, whole genome shotgun sequence DNA contains the following:
- the LOC135324738 gene encoding avidin-like produces the protein MQVAAILLLLALALATPSSSAEQTCVLTGLWFNDLGSNMTINSVNKAGEFSGTYHTAVKATSNEIKISPLQGSQHRENNSNQPTFGFTVNWSFSDATSVFVGQCFVDKHGEEILKTVWLLREQVGSLGDDWKATRVGVNVFTRQPVRRE, from the exons ATGCAGGTGGCTGCCATCCTCCTGCTGCTCGCCCTGGCGCTGGCgactcccagctcctctgctgagcagaCG tgTGTCCTGACAGGACTTTGGTTCAATGACCTGGGCTCCAATATGACCATCAATTCTGTGAACAAAGCAGGCGAGTTCTCCGGCACGTACCACACGGCAGTGAAAGCCACCAGCAACGAAATCAAGATTTCTCCACTACAGGGATCCCAGCACCGTGAGAacaacagcaaccagcccaccTTCGGATTCACCGTCAACTGGAGTTTCTCAG ACGCCACCAGCGTCTTCGTGGGCCAGTGCTTCGTGGACAAGCACGGGGAGGAAATTTTGAAGACCGTGTGGCTCCTGCGAGAGCAGGTCGGCAGCCTCGGCGACGACTGGAAAGCCACCAG AGTCGGCGTCAACGTCTTCACCCGCCAACCGGTGCGCAGGGAGTGA
- the LOC135324771 gene encoding avidin-like — MQVAAILLLLALALATPSSSAEQTCVLTGLWFNDLGSNMTINSVNKAGEFSGTYHTAVKATSNEIKISPLQGSQHRENNSNQPTFGFTVNWSFSDATSVFVGQCFVDKHGEEILKTVWLLREQVGSLGDDWEATRVGVNVFTRQPVRRE, encoded by the exons ATGCAGGTGGCTGCCATCCTCCTGCTGCTCGCCCTGGCGCTGGCgactcccagctcctctgctgagcagaCG tgTGTCCTGACAGGACTTTGGTTCAATGACCTGGGCTCCAATATGACCATCAATTCTGTGAACAAAGCAGGCGAGTTCTCCGGCACGTACCACACGGCAGTGAAAGCCACCAGCAACGAAATCAAGATTTCTCCACTACAGGGATCCCAGCACCGTGAGAacaacagcaaccagcccaccTTCGGATTCACCGTCAACTGGAGTTTCTCAG ACGCCACCAGCGTCTTCGTGGGCCAGTGCTTCGTGGACAAGCACGGGGAGGAAATTTTGAAGACCGTGTGGCTCCTGCGAGAGCAGGTCGGCAGCCTCGGCGACGACTGGGAAGCCACCAG AGTCGGCGTCAACGTCTTCACCCGCCAACCGGTGCGCAGGGAGTGA
- the LOC135324748 gene encoding avidin-like, which produces MQVAAILLLLALALATPSSSAEQKCVLTGLWFNDLGSNMTIKPVNEAGEFSGTYHMAVKATSNEIKISPLRGSQHRENNSNQPTFGFTVNWSFSDATSVFVGQCFVDKHGEEILKTVWLLREQVGSLGDDWKATRVGVNVFTRQPVRRE; this is translated from the exons ATGCAGGTGGCTGCCATCCTCCTGCTGCTCGCCCTGGCGCTGGCgactcccagctcctctgctgagcagaAG tgTGTCCTGACAGGACTTTGGTTCAATGACCTGGGCTCCAATATGACCATCAAGCCTGTGAACGAAGCAGGCGAGTTCTCCGGCACGTACCACATGGCAGTGAAAGCCACCAGCAACGAAATCAAGATTTCTCCACTACGGGGATCCCAGCACCGTGAGAacaacagcaaccagcccaccTTCGGATTCACCGTCAACTGGAGTTTCTCAG ACGCCACCAGCGTCTTCGTGGGCCAGTGCTTCGTGGACAAGCACGGGGAGGAAATTTTGAAGACCGTGTGGCTCCTGCGAGAGCAGGTCGGCAGCCTCGGCGACGACTGGAAAGCCACCAG AGTCGGCGTCAACGTCTTCACCCGCCAACCGGTGCGCAGGGAGTGA